In one Vulgatibacter incomptus genomic region, the following are encoded:
- the flgC gene encoding flagellar basal body rod protein FlgC, translating into MSFLTSLRIGASGLSAQRTRVDLATSNLANADTTRGPDGQPYRRLDPILEAVPFDQALGAAAPAGTAAVRIAGIAADPEPGRRIHSPSHPDADADGFVTLPNVDPIHEVVNLMSASRSYEANATAIETLKGMAQRALDIAR; encoded by the coding sequence ATGAGCTTCCTCACCTCCCTCCGGATCGGCGCCTCCGGCCTCTCGGCCCAGCGAACCCGCGTCGACCTCGCCACGTCCAACCTCGCCAACGCGGACACGACGCGGGGCCCCGACGGCCAGCCCTACCGCCGGCTCGATCCCATCCTCGAGGCCGTGCCCTTCGATCAGGCGCTCGGCGCGGCGGCACCCGCCGGGACCGCGGCGGTGCGGATCGCCGGGATCGCAGCCGATCCCGAGCCGGGCAGGCGCATCCACAGCCCCTCCCACCCCGATGCGGACGCGGACGGATTCGTGACGCTTCCGAACGTGGATCCCATCCACGAGGTGGTCAACCTGATGTCCGCGTCGCGCAGCTACGAGGCCAACGCGACCGCCATCGAGACCCTCAAGGGCATGGCGCAGCGCGCCCTCGACATCGCGAGGTAG
- a CDS encoding MFS transporter has product MRTGGRPPIETLPYAMAQDARALVRLSQPTGKWILVTTVCGASMALLDSTVVNVALPSIGKDLGSDVRGLQWTVNAYMLALSSFLLVGGSLGDRFGRLRTFRIGVAWFTVASVLCALAPGMEWLVGARGLQGVGSALLTPGSLALIQSTFHPDDRPRAIGYWLGLSGVAAAIGPFVGGLLVGSVGWRWIFAINVPLAAAVLLASRKVPESRAERLPQSLDLAGAVLAVSGLGGITFALVEAGAAGMGEAVVLVSAAIGVAAFCGLVVDERRSPEPMVPLSLFRSREFSVANLITLCAYAALGGSFFFVVLFLQVVAGWSPLKSGISLLPVSLVMLALSPTVGGLAGRFGPRKLMSGGGIVAAIGLILLSRIGAHPRLVGDVLPAMLVLGLGLVGIAVPVTVAVLASADPRRAGAASGINNAVARAASLLAVAALPLATGLSGTNYGAALSRSFPRAMILCAVLLVVAALLSWFLIRDSETLAHPDRPHERPPSRRSCPITGPPPPCEQPGVPRKHSSPTP; this is encoded by the coding sequence GTGCGGACGGGCGGGCGCCCGCCGATCGAGACCCTACCCTATGCGATGGCGCAGGACGCCCGGGCCCTCGTGCGGCTCTCGCAGCCTACAGGCAAGTGGATCCTGGTCACGACCGTCTGCGGGGCCTCGATGGCCCTCCTGGACTCGACGGTCGTGAACGTGGCCCTGCCGTCGATCGGGAAAGACCTCGGCTCGGACGTCCGCGGCCTGCAGTGGACGGTCAACGCCTACATGCTCGCGCTCTCCTCATTCCTCCTCGTGGGAGGCTCGCTGGGGGATCGCTTCGGACGGCTGCGGACCTTCCGGATCGGCGTCGCCTGGTTCACGGTCGCCTCCGTCCTCTGCGCGCTCGCGCCGGGCATGGAGTGGCTCGTCGGCGCCCGTGGCCTGCAAGGGGTGGGGAGCGCCCTGCTCACCCCCGGTTCGCTGGCGTTGATCCAGTCGACCTTCCACCCCGACGATCGCCCGCGGGCCATCGGCTACTGGTTGGGCCTGAGCGGCGTCGCGGCGGCGATCGGCCCCTTCGTGGGCGGCCTGCTCGTGGGCTCCGTGGGATGGCGCTGGATCTTCGCGATCAACGTCCCGCTGGCGGCGGCGGTCCTCCTGGCGTCGCGAAAGGTGCCGGAGAGCCGGGCCGAGAGGCTCCCGCAGAGCCTCGACCTCGCCGGCGCGGTGCTGGCGGTGTCGGGCCTGGGCGGGATCACCTTCGCGCTCGTCGAGGCGGGCGCGGCGGGCATGGGCGAGGCCGTGGTCCTGGTGAGCGCGGCGATCGGCGTGGCGGCGTTCTGCGGCCTCGTCGTCGACGAGCGCCGCAGCCCGGAGCCCATGGTCCCCCTCTCCTTGTTCCGTTCCCGCGAGTTCTCGGTCGCCAACCTGATCACGCTCTGCGCGTACGCCGCCCTGGGCGGGAGCTTCTTCTTCGTCGTCCTCTTCCTGCAGGTGGTCGCGGGCTGGTCGCCCCTGAAGTCGGGCATCTCGCTGCTGCCGGTGTCGCTGGTGATGCTGGCCCTCTCGCCGACCGTCGGCGGGCTGGCGGGCCGCTTCGGCCCGAGGAAGCTGATGTCGGGCGGCGGAATCGTGGCGGCCATCGGCCTGATCCTGCTCTCCCGAATCGGCGCTCATCCGCGGCTCGTCGGCGACGTGCTGCCGGCCATGCTCGTGCTCGGCCTCGGCCTCGTGGGGATCGCTGTGCCGGTGACGGTGGCGGTGCTCGCTTCGGCCGACCCCCGCCGCGCCGGCGCTGCGAGCGGAATCAACAACGCGGTCGCGCGGGCGGCGAGCCTCCTGGCCGTGGCCGCCCTCCCCCTCGCTACGGGACTCTCCGGAACGAACTACGGCGCCGCGCTGTCGCGGAGCTTTCCGAGGGCGATGATCCTCTGCGCCGTCCTCCTCGTGGTGGCGGCCCTCCTCTCGTGGTTCCTGATCCGCGACTCGGAGACCCTCGCGCATCCGGACCGCCCTCACGAGCGCCCGCCATCACGACGGTCCTGTCCGATCACCGGCCCGCCGCCCCCATGCGAGCAACCGGGCGTTCCGAGAAAGCACTCGTCGCCAACGCCTTGA
- the fliF gene encoding flagellar basal-body MS-ring/collar protein FliF: MEPLLAQLRALPAKLKALPSAIRWAGLGVLALVVGLAAIRSLNTGGEEYQYAFTNLGPEDGSEASAQLKAAGIPFRLDAGGSALAVPASKVYDTRLLLAASGLPRGGGVGFELFDRGDIGVSEFTQRVNLRRAIEGELARTIGSLSEVRSARVHVSLAERGLYRDEDRRSSASVVLNLRSGRTLGERELAGIRHLVSAAVPGLSSDAVTIVDGRGMVLGDQESWGLASRQRDLERDLEQRIVSLLEPAVGAGAVVARATVQMDATEVDTTSEIFDPDSAVIRSERSLNQSQTQTQPAPGGIAGAAANQPMSPTQQTVTAAGSSSTTEDQTRNYEVSKTVTRTASKSPRLHRLSVAILVDGVEGKPRSDAEVARLGELAKRAVGFDAARGDQLDISSVVFTPSADDAPAPTAPGLPGLGGRPVAPWLAAGAGLLALAVVGAGWMRWRRRRIPVILPPIRPGMTVDELEALDDGESAPILHAPPMPKPAALEDPDLVLREKARELARKDPVRAARLVRAWIANETEAS; encoded by the coding sequence GTGGAGCCCCTCCTCGCACAGCTGCGGGCGCTGCCCGCGAAGCTCAAGGCTCTCCCTTCGGCGATCCGCTGGGCCGGCCTGGGCGTCCTCGCCCTCGTCGTCGGCCTGGCCGCCATCCGCTCCCTCAACACCGGGGGTGAAGAATACCAGTACGCATTCACCAACCTCGGGCCCGAGGACGGGAGCGAGGCGTCGGCGCAGCTCAAGGCAGCGGGGATCCCGTTCCGCCTCGACGCCGGCGGCTCCGCCCTCGCCGTGCCGGCCTCCAAGGTCTACGACACGCGCCTCCTCCTCGCCGCCTCCGGGCTGCCGCGCGGCGGCGGCGTGGGTTTCGAGCTCTTCGACCGCGGCGACATCGGCGTGTCGGAGTTCACCCAGCGTGTCAACCTGCGCCGCGCGATCGAGGGCGAGCTCGCCCGCACGATCGGGAGCCTGAGCGAGGTCCGGTCGGCCCGCGTCCACGTCTCCCTGGCGGAGCGGGGGCTCTACCGCGACGAGGATCGGCGCTCGTCGGCGTCGGTTGTGCTGAACCTGCGATCGGGACGGACCCTCGGCGAGCGCGAGCTGGCCGGCATCCGCCACCTGGTCTCCGCCGCGGTGCCCGGCCTCTCGTCGGACGCGGTGACGATCGTGGACGGCAGGGGCATGGTCCTGGGCGATCAGGAGAGCTGGGGCCTCGCATCCCGCCAGCGGGACCTGGAGCGCGACCTCGAGCAGCGGATCGTGAGCCTCCTCGAACCCGCCGTCGGCGCCGGCGCCGTGGTGGCCCGCGCGACCGTGCAGATGGACGCGACGGAGGTGGACACCACCAGTGAAATCTTCGATCCCGACTCGGCGGTGATCCGCAGCGAGCGATCGCTGAACCAGTCGCAGACGCAGACCCAGCCCGCCCCAGGCGGCATCGCGGGCGCGGCGGCGAACCAGCCGATGTCCCCGACGCAGCAGACCGTCACGGCGGCCGGCTCGTCCTCGACCACCGAGGATCAGACGCGCAACTACGAGGTGAGCAAGACGGTCACCCGGACGGCCTCGAAGTCGCCCAGGCTCCACCGGCTGTCCGTGGCGATCCTCGTCGACGGCGTGGAAGGGAAGCCCCGCTCGGACGCGGAGGTGGCGCGGCTCGGCGAGCTCGCGAAGCGCGCAGTGGGCTTCGACGCGGCCCGCGGCGACCAGCTCGACATCTCGAGCGTGGTGTTCACGCCGTCCGCGGACGACGCGCCCGCGCCAACGGCTCCCGGCCTCCCCGGACTCGGAGGTCGGCCGGTCGCGCCGTGGCTCGCGGCGGGCGCCGGGCTGCTGGCCCTCGCGGTCGTCGGCGCAGGATGGATGCGGTGGCGGCGCCGCAGGATCCCGGTGATCCTCCCGCCGATCCGGCCCGGGATGACCGTGGACGAGCTCGAGGCCCTGGACGACGGCGAATCCGCCCCCATCCTCCACGCCCCGCCCATGCCCAAGCCTGCCGCCCTCGAGGATCCCGATCTGGTGCTCCGCGAGAAGGCGCGGGAGCTCGCGCGAAAGGATCCCGTCCGCGCGGCACGCCTGGTCCGCGCCTGGATCGCCAACGAAACGGAAGCGAGCTGA
- a CDS encoding PAS domain S-box protein, producing MSEGVIELARTAAQIAGRARPEDVFGEIAAQLVELGAEGSRVYLLEPEKGRLRSIAGRGSLDLPSGEEAIAVGGEGVVARAAAGETVFETRRGKKGPRTLIAIPLHEDEQVIGVVAWSMPTPELPSGKERVVIQAIAGIFEAVVGTALLHQRREQESSESLRVALGTAPIGMCVVDLDLRFLQVNRAFAEMTGYSREELLDMSSRDLTFPDDRESTEEIVERVVRGEVKNPVYSKRYVRKDGQVIEVEIHGGLVLADDGSPLHFVAQIVDITDRRRAEREQEELLAWLHQEWSWLSTVIEQSPSGIVLLRGTERIIFNPMAEQLFGFHLEPDLGIGQLAGRIRWGDDGELATEEDLAAGRLWEPGAQQISIVRPDGTELPAVESSAPISQPNSQPNSRERYGSAGRVLIFQDITPLKDMERQREEWTSIVAHDLRQVVTVITSYTGLLARQAGADPISEKLRHILTNANHLSRMISDLVDSSRLDTDRLELQLELVDLGWLVRDVVERREATLGDHSVDLDIERHLPDVDIDSGRIEQVLDNLLSNAVKYSSPKSTIEIQVSRADHGLEVAVSNRGEGITSEELPHVFRRFQRSASASRTEGLGLGLYIAKGIVEAHGGRIRAESTPGETTTFRFELPLPPS from the coding sequence GTGTCCGAAGGCGTGATCGAGCTCGCACGGACCGCCGCGCAGATCGCGGGGAGGGCACGGCCCGAGGACGTCTTCGGCGAGATCGCCGCCCAGCTCGTGGAGCTGGGTGCCGAGGGGAGCCGGGTCTACCTCCTGGAGCCGGAGAAGGGCCGCCTGCGCTCCATCGCGGGCCGCGGCTCCCTCGACCTCCCGAGTGGCGAGGAGGCCATCGCCGTCGGCGGCGAGGGCGTCGTGGCGCGGGCGGCGGCGGGCGAGACGGTCTTCGAGACCAGGCGAGGGAAGAAGGGGCCGCGGACCCTCATCGCCATTCCGCTCCACGAGGACGAGCAGGTCATCGGCGTGGTCGCGTGGAGCATGCCGACGCCCGAGCTTCCGAGCGGAAAGGAGCGGGTCGTGATCCAGGCCATCGCCGGGATCTTCGAGGCCGTGGTCGGCACCGCGCTCCTCCACCAGCGCCGCGAGCAGGAGTCGAGCGAGAGCCTGCGAGTGGCCCTCGGCACCGCGCCCATCGGGATGTGCGTGGTCGACCTCGACCTCCGCTTCCTCCAGGTGAACCGCGCCTTCGCCGAGATGACCGGCTACTCCCGGGAGGAGCTCCTGGACATGAGCTCGCGGGACCTCACCTTCCCCGACGATCGCGAGTCGACCGAGGAGATCGTCGAGAGGGTCGTTCGCGGCGAGGTGAAGAACCCGGTCTACTCCAAGCGCTACGTCCGCAAGGATGGCCAGGTGATCGAGGTGGAGATCCACGGAGGCCTGGTCCTCGCCGACGACGGCAGCCCGTTGCACTTCGTGGCCCAGATCGTCGACATCACCGATCGGCGCCGCGCCGAGAGGGAGCAGGAGGAGCTCCTCGCCTGGCTCCATCAGGAGTGGAGCTGGCTCTCCACCGTGATCGAGCAGTCACCCTCCGGGATCGTCCTCCTCCGCGGGACCGAGCGGATCATCTTCAACCCGATGGCCGAGCAGCTCTTCGGCTTCCACCTGGAGCCGGACCTCGGCATCGGCCAGCTCGCGGGGCGGATCCGGTGGGGCGACGACGGCGAGCTGGCGACCGAGGAGGACCTGGCGGCCGGCCGCCTCTGGGAGCCGGGAGCCCAGCAAATCTCGATCGTCCGGCCGGACGGGACCGAGCTCCCCGCCGTCGAGAGCTCCGCGCCCATCTCCCAGCCCAATTCCCAGCCCAATTCCCGGGAGCGGTACGGCAGCGCGGGGCGGGTTCTGATCTTCCAGGACATCACCCCGCTCAAGGATATGGAGAGGCAGCGGGAGGAGTGGACCTCCATCGTGGCCCACGACCTCCGCCAGGTCGTCACGGTGATCACCTCCTACACCGGCCTCCTCGCGCGGCAGGCCGGCGCGGATCCCATCTCCGAGAAGCTCCGGCACATCCTGACGAACGCGAACCACCTGTCGCGGATGATCTCCGACCTCGTCGACTCCTCGCGCCTCGACACCGACCGTCTCGAGCTGCAACTCGAGCTCGTCGACCTGGGCTGGCTGGTGCGCGACGTCGTCGAGAGGCGCGAGGCCACGCTGGGCGACCACTCCGTCGACCTCGACATCGAGCGCCACCTCCCGGACGTGGACATCGATTCCGGCCGCATCGAGCAGGTCTTGGACAACCTCCTCTCGAACGCGGTGAAGTACTCCTCGCCAAAGTCCACCATCGAGATCCAGGTGTCGCGGGCCGACCACGGCCTCGAAGTGGCGGTGAGCAACCGCGGCGAAGGGATCACCTCCGAGGAGCTCCCCCACGTGTTCCGCCGCTTCCAGCGATCCGCCAGCGCGAGCCGCACCGAGGGCCTGGGCCTCGGCCTCTACATCGCCAAGGGGATCGTCGAAGCCCACGGCGGCCGCATCCGGGCGGAGAGCACGCCGGGCGAGACCACCACCTTTCGCTTCGAGCTCCCCCTCCCGCCGAGCTGA
- the fliE gene encoding flagellar hook-basal body complex protein FliE encodes MEPISIRISPDGIGLPSAPAVRAPAGAFGDELGKALGAVDALQIAGDRQAATLAAGGGNLHETALALETADIAMRTAVKVRNKLVESYQEIMRMSL; translated from the coding sequence ATGGAACCCATCTCGATCCGAATCTCACCGGACGGAATCGGCCTGCCGTCCGCGCCCGCAGTCAGGGCACCGGCAGGCGCCTTCGGCGACGAGCTCGGCAAGGCCCTGGGCGCGGTGGACGCGCTCCAGATCGCGGGCGATCGCCAGGCGGCGACCCTCGCCGCCGGCGGCGGCAACCTCCACGAGACCGCGCTCGCCCTCGAGACGGCCGACATCGCGATGCGCACCGCCGTCAAGGTCCGCAACAAGCTCGTCGAGTCCTACCAGGAAATCATGAGGATGAGCCTCTAA
- the flgB gene encoding flagellar basal body rod protein FlgB produces MKLTDSTLADLQRALDVRMRRHEVLSANVANADTPAYVARDLDFDAAMSSARQSVPITMPGEASSAGHAAFLPLAGPGGTAGDPAGHDAELVPLAGTSPGLDRNAVDLDRTMVAMAENALLYGATARAASKKLSILRYVASDGNA; encoded by the coding sequence ATGAAGCTGACCGACTCGACCCTCGCCGATCTCCAGCGCGCGCTGGACGTCCGGATGCGCAGGCACGAGGTGCTCTCGGCGAACGTCGCGAACGCCGACACGCCGGCCTACGTCGCGCGGGATCTCGACTTCGACGCGGCCATGTCCAGCGCGAGGCAGAGCGTGCCCATCACGATGCCGGGCGAAGCCTCGAGCGCCGGACATGCGGCGTTCCTTCCCTTGGCGGGCCCTGGCGGGACGGCCGGCGATCCCGCGGGCCACGACGCGGAGCTGGTTCCCCTCGCCGGCACCTCTCCCGGCCTCGACCGCAACGCCGTCGACCTCGATCGCACGATGGTCGCGATGGCGGAGAACGCCCTGCTCTACGGCGCCACCGCCCGGGCGGCGTCCAAGAAGCTGTCCATCCTCCGCTACGTCGCCTCCGACGGGAACGCCTGA
- a CDS encoding sigma-54 interaction domain-containing protein, translating into MNLARLCKRIAASEATVLITGETGTGKEVFARLVHEHSARVERTLVPVNCAAIPEALLESELFGYVRGAFTGAFQSRKGRIALADGGTLFLDEIGELPLSLQAKLLRVLQERSYEPVGSTEPVPANFRLVAATNRDLTAEVEAGRFRRDLYYRLLVCPLELPALRERRADIAPLFLHFWRRRGESRRIAPEAMVRLCSHDWPGNVRELENLVERLSICAEGEVIEATDLPEEFRRKPMLHPLPDEATDVVEATPIVLDGGASTDDDAVADLSGVANEAAAEISSDAAWAAGLEDQAPARESVPRPDATFQESPEELEAVRLARAGLVEESPSDWEPVLPLDLPALLRAIEDRYIETALRNAEGNKKAAADLLGLQRTTLVEKLRRRNRDAAPPDSTANTP; encoded by the coding sequence TTGAATCTCGCGCGCCTTTGCAAACGGATCGCTGCGAGCGAGGCCACGGTCCTGATCACGGGGGAGACCGGGACCGGCAAGGAGGTCTTCGCGCGCCTCGTCCACGAGCACAGCGCCCGCGTCGAGCGCACGCTGGTGCCGGTGAACTGCGCCGCGATCCCGGAGGCGCTCCTGGAGAGCGAGCTCTTCGGCTACGTGAGGGGCGCGTTCACCGGAGCGTTCCAGTCGCGCAAGGGGCGCATCGCCCTCGCGGACGGAGGCACCCTCTTCCTGGACGAGATCGGCGAGCTCCCCCTCTCGCTGCAGGCCAAGCTCCTGCGGGTGCTGCAGGAGCGCTCGTACGAGCCGGTGGGGAGCACCGAGCCGGTCCCTGCGAACTTCCGGCTGGTGGCGGCGACGAACCGCGACCTCACCGCGGAGGTGGAGGCCGGGCGCTTCCGGAGGGACCTCTACTACCGCCTGCTGGTCTGCCCCCTGGAGCTGCCGGCCCTGCGCGAGCGCCGGGCGGACATCGCGCCCCTCTTCCTCCACTTCTGGCGCAGGCGCGGCGAGAGCCGGCGGATCGCACCCGAGGCGATGGTGCGCCTCTGCAGCCACGACTGGCCCGGCAACGTCCGCGAGCTCGAGAACCTGGTCGAGCGCCTCTCGATCTGCGCGGAGGGGGAGGTCATCGAAGCGACGGATCTGCCCGAGGAATTCCGCCGGAAGCCGATGCTGCACCCGCTCCCGGACGAGGCGACGGACGTCGTTGAGGCGACCCCGATCGTCCTCGACGGCGGGGCGTCGACCGACGACGACGCGGTAGCGGACCTCTCCGGCGTGGCGAACGAGGCGGCCGCGGAGATCTCCAGCGACGCGGCCTGGGCTGCCGGACTCGAAGACCAGGCTCCCGCCCGAGAGTCGGTGCCCCGACCCGACGCGACCTTCCAGGAGTCACCCGAGGAGCTCGAAGCGGTGCGGCTGGCGCGAGCCGGCCTCGTGGAGGAGTCCCCGTCGGATTGGGAGCCGGTGCTCCCGCTGGATCTTCCCGCCCTGCTCCGCGCGATCGAGGACCGGTACATCGAGACCGCGCTCCGGAACGCAGAGGGCAACAAGAAGGCGGCCGCCGATCTCCTCGGCCTGCAGCGGACCACGCTGGTCGAGAAGCTCCGCCGCCGGAACCGCGACGCGGCTCCGCCCGATTCGACGGCGAACACGCCGTGA